One window of the Bos mutus isolate GX-2022 chromosome X, NWIPB_WYAK_1.1, whole genome shotgun sequence genome contains the following:
- the PLXNB3 gene encoding plexin-B3 isoform X2: MPLLLLSARGPEMAPRHLLGARLLLMLPLLCLPPTPTGAHHFSAPNTTLHHLALAPGQGALYVGAVNRLFQLSPELQLESVAITGPVLDSPDCVPFRDPAECPQAQLTDNTNQLLLVSGRARELVACGQVRQGVCEKRRLEDVAELLYRAEDPGDGQFVAANTLGVPTVGLVVSGPDRDLLLVARGLAGKLSAGVPPLTVRQLAGPQPFSSEGLGRLVVGDLSDYNNSYVAALADAQSAYFVFRRRGDRAQAEYRSYVARVCLRDANLYSYVEVPLSCRGHGLVQAAALAPGALLGAFAAGLRGVQAALCAFPLAELDASMERARRLCYTAGGRGPSGTEEATVEYGVTSRCVTLPPDSPESYPCGDEHTPSPIAGRQPVEAGPLLQLKHSISAVAALQADGHTIAFLGDVRGQLHKVFLNGTQGQVYHSQQVGTPGSAISPDLLVDSSGSHLYVLTSQQVARVPVAACPQLPDCSSCLQAQDPLCGWCVLQGRCTRKSQCRRATQPNQWLWTYADGLCLHIESVLPAHHPRQEQGQVTLSVPRLPTLATDEYFHCAFGNYDSLAHVEGPQVACVTPPQDQLPLNPPGTDHITLPLALMFEDVTVAATNFSFYDCSAVTALEAAAPCRACVGSLWRCHWCPQSSHCVYGERCPEGERTIYSTQEADIQVRGPGACPRVEGLVGPLLVPVGWESRLALRVQNLQHFQGLPASYHCWLELPGQLQRLPASLEEVAGDSGLIHCQAQQFQPSMVQRELPVPIYVTRGEGQRLDNAHSLHVTLYDCAVGHPDCSHCQAANGSLGCLWCSHGQPACRYGPLCPPGAVETLCPTPRIETVEPLTGPPEGGLVLTIQGSNLGRDFADVQDAVSVAGRPCRPEPSLYRISTRIVCVTSPAPNRTMGPIQVAIKGRPPGISTQYFTYQDPVLLSLSPQRGPQAGGTQLTIHGQRLQTGGNISAFVGSQPCPIQEPVCPEAIVCHTMPQASPGDAVVRVVFGQAQRLLLTSPFHYTANPQLVAAEPSVSFRGGGRLIRVRGTGLDVVQQPLLSVWLETSEGTTVKLQSQDLTPRSGCEVPAAAPQACTQLERGWLQCSSVCSINSSTLLLCRSPAVPDTASPRRVFFSLDNMHVDFASASGGQDFLYQPNPRLAPLHHEGGPTRPYRLKPGHILDVEGEGLNLAISKEEVHVHIGDGECLVKTLTLTHLYCEPPPRVPQPSNGSGTLLQFVVQMGNVRLALGPVQYEVEPVLSAFPVEAQVGLGVGAALLITAVLLLTLMYRHKSKQALRDYQKVLVQLENLEIGVGDQCRKEFTDLMTEMTDLSSDLEASGIPFVDYRTYTERVLFPGRSGGTLQPAVEGLGEEGRRAPVHQGLMQLSNLLNSKLFLLTLIHTLEGQPSFSQRDRCHVASLLSLALHSKLEYLTEIMRTLLSDLASHYVRKNPKLMLRRTETMAEKLLTNWVSICLYAFLREVAGEPIYMLLRAIQYQVDKGPVDAVTGKAKRTLNDSRLLREDVEFRALTLMVLASPGPGGPSRSNTALHIPTRVLDTDTITQVKEKVLDQIYKGTPFSQRPSAHTLDLEWRSGLAGHLTLSDEDVTSVTQNRWKRLNTLQHYKVPDGATVRLIPQLHNGGGIISQSLAPSCPSGENTPMLEDSEEGGVHLWHLVKAPEEPEAAKARRSSLRDRDRERARAKAIPEIYLTRLLSMKGTLQKFVDDAFQAILSVNRPVPIAVKYLFDFLDELAEKHSIEDPETLHIWKTNSLLLRFWVNTLKNPQLIFDVRVSDNVDAVLAVIAQTFMDSCTVSEHKVGRDSPVNKLLYAREIPRYKQMVERYYSDIRQSPPASYQEMNSALTELSGNYTSAPHCLQALQELYTHIHRYYDQIIGALEEDPVGQKMQLACRLQQMAALVENKVTEL, encoded by the exons atgcctctgctgctgctgtctgcCAGG GGCCCCGAGATGGCACCCCGGCATCTGCTGGGTGCCCGCCTGCTGCTCATGCTGCCACTGCTGTGCCTGCCACCCACCCCAACTGGGGCGCACCACTTCTCAGCACCCAACACCACCCTCCACCACTTGGCGCTGGCACCGGGCCAGGGGGCGCTCTACGTGGGTGCAGTGAATCGCCTCTTCCAACTTAGCCCCGAGCTGCAGCTGGAGTCAGTGGCCATCACGGGTCCCGTCCTCGACAGCCCTGACTGCGTGCCCTTCCGGGACCCAGCCGAGTGCCCGCAGGCCCAGCTCACGGACAACACCAACCAGCTGCTGCTGGTCAGCGGGCGGGCCCGGGAGCTGGTGGCCTGTGGGCAGGTGCGGCAGGGTGTGTGCGAGAAGCGCCGGCTGGAGGATGTGGCAGAACTCCTCTACCGGGCTGAGGACCCAGGCGACGGGCAGTTCGTGGCCGCCAACACCCTGGGGGTGCCCACggtgggcctggtggtgtctggACCCGACCGGGACCTCCTGCTGGTGGCCCGGGGCCTGGCAGGCAAGCTGTCGGCAGGTGTGCCACCCCTGACGGTGCGCCAGCTGGCTGGGCCACAGCCCTTCTCCAGCGAGGGCCTGGGCCGCCTGGTGGTGGGTGACCTCTCCGACTACAACAACAGCTATGTGGCGGCCCTCGCCGACGCCCAGTCGGCCTACTTTGTCTTTCGGCGCCGCGGGGACCGGGCGCAGGCCGAGTATCGCTCGTATGTGGCCCGGGTCTGCCTGAGGGATGCCAACCTCTACTCCTACGTGGAAGTGCCCCTCAGCTGCCGGGGCCACGGGCTCGTACAGGCCGCTGCCCTTGCCCCAGGAGCCTTACTGGGGGCCTTTGCCGCCGGCCTGAGGGGCGTGCAGGCGGCCCTGTGCGCCTTTCCCCTGGCCGAGCTGGATGCCAGCATGGAGCGAGCCCGGCGCCTCTGCTACACGGCAGGCGGCAGGGGCCCCAGCGGCACCGAGGAAGCCACCGTGGAATATGGCGTCACGTCGCGCTGTGTCACCCTGCCGCCC GACTCCCCAGAGTCATACCCCTGTGGCGATGAACACACGCCCAGCCCCATCGCAGGCCGCCAGCCCGTGGAGGCAGGGCCTCTGCTGCAGCTAAAACACTCCATCAGTGCTGTCGCGGCCCTCCAGGCGGACGGACACACGATCGCCTTCCTCGGGGATGTCCGGGGCCAGCTGCACAAA GTCTTTCTCAATGGCACTCAAGGCCAGGTGTACCACTCACAGCAAGTGGGGACCCCGGGCTCAGCCATCAGCCCCGACCTGCTCGTGGACAGCAGTGGCAGCCACCTCTACGTGCTGACGTCCCAGCAG GTGGCCCGGGTACCCGTGGCAGCCTGCCCACAGCTCCCAGACTGCAGCAGCTGCCTCCAGGCCCAGGACCCTCTGTGCGGCTGGTGCGTCCTGCAGGGCAG GTGTACCCGCAAGAGCCAATGCAGGCGGGCAACCCAGCCCAACCAGTGGCTGTGGACGTACGCGGACGGCCTCTGTCTGCACATTGAGAGCGTGCTACCGGCCCACCACCCCCGCCAGGAGCAGGGCCAG GTCACCTTGTCGGTACCCCggctgcccaccctggccacGGACGAATACTTCCATTGCGCCTTTGGCAACTATGACAGCTTGGCTCACGTGGAAGGGCCCCAGGTGGCCTGCGTCACCCCTCCCCAGGACCAGCTGCCACTGAACCCTCCAGGCACAG ACCACATCACCTTGCCCCTGGCCCTGATGTTCGAGGACGTGACCGTGGCTGCCACCAACTTCTCCTTCTATGACTGCAGCGCAGTCACAGCCCTGGAGGCAGCTGCCCC gtGCCGTGCTTGTGTGGGCAGCCTCTGGCGCTGCCACTGGTGCCCCCAGAGCAGCCACTGTGTGTATGGAGAACGCTGTCCAGAGGGCGAGAGGACCATCTACAGCACCCAAGAG GCGGACATCCAGGTGCGTGGCCCGGGGGCTTGTCCTCGGGTCGAGGGCTTGGTGGGCCCCCTCCTGGTGCCAGTGGGCTGGGAGAGCCGTTTGGCCCTCCGTGTGCAGAACCTTCAGCATTTCCAG GGCTTGCCTGCCTCCTACCACTGCTGGCTGGAGCTGCCCGGACAACTGCAGAGGCTGCCAGcatccctggaggaggtggctgggGACTCGGGCCTCATTCACTGCCAGGCCCAGCAG TTCCAGCCCTCCATGGTCCAGCGGGAGCTCCCGGTGCCCATCTACGTCACCCGGGGCGAGGGCCAGCGGCTGGACAATGCCCACAGTCTTCATG TGACCCTGTACGACTGCGCTGTGGGCCACCCCGACTGCAGCCACTGCCAGGCAGCCAATGGGAGTCTGGGCTGCCTGTGGTGCAGCCACGGCCAGCCTGCCTGTCGCTATGGGCCGCTATGCCCACCTGGAGCCGTGGAGACGCTGTGTCCCACACCCAGGATTGAGACT GTTGAGCCCCTGACTGGTCCCCCTGAGGGCGGATTGGTTCTCACCATCCAGGGCTCTAACCTGGGCCGGGACTTCGCCGACGTGCAGGACGCTGTGAGCGTGGCTGGCCGGCCCTGCAGGCCTGAGCCATCTCTCTACCGCATCTCAACCCG GATCGTGTGTGTCACATCGCCTGCCCCTAACCGCACCATGGGGCCGATCCAAGTGGCCATCAAAGGGCGGCCCCCAGGCATCTCAACCCAGTACTTCACCTACCAG GACCCTGTCCTGCTGAGCCTGAGTCCCCAGAGGGGCCCCCAGGCAGGGGGAACCCAGCTCACCATCCACGGACAGCGCCTCCAGACAGGAGGCAACATCAGCGCCTTTGTGGGCAGCCAGCCCTGCCCTAT CCAAGAGCCGGTGTGTCCTGAGGCCATCGTGTGCCACACCATGCCCCAGGCTAGCCCAGGAGATGCAGTGGTCCGAGTGGTCTTCGGCCAGGCCCAGCGCTTGCTGCTCACCAGCCCCTTCCACTACACTGCCAACCCCCAGCTCGTCGCAGCCGAGCCCAGTGTCAGCTTCCGGGG GGGCGGGCGGCTGATCCGAGTTAGGGGCACGGGCCTGGACGTTGTACAGCAGCCCCTGCTGTCGGTGTGGCTGGAGACCTCGGAGGGGACCACTGTGAAGCTGCAGTCCCAGGACCTGACCCCTAGGAGCGGCTGTGAGGTTCCGGCTGCGGCCCCCCAGGCCTGTACCCAGCTGGAGCGGGGCTGGCTGCAg TGCTCCAGCGTGTGCTCCATCAACTCATCCACCCTCCTCCTCTGCCGGAGCCCCGCGGTGCCTGACACGGCGAGCCCCCGGCGGGTCTTCTTCAGCCTGGATAACATGCATGTGGACTTTGCCAGTGCCAGTGGGGGCCAGGACTTCCTGTACCAGCCCAACCCTCGGCTGGCCCCCCTCCATCATGAGGGGGGGCCCACCCGCCCCTACCGCCTCAAGCCAGGCCACATCCTGGATGTGGAG GGCGAGGGCCTCAACCTGGCCATCAGCAAGGAGGAAGTCCACGTGCACATTGGCGACGGCGAGTGCCTGGTGAAGACGCTGACACTCACCCACCTGTACTGTGAGCCGCCCCCGCGGGTCCCACAGCCCAGCAATGGCTCAGGCACCCTGCTGCAGTTCGTG gtGCAAATGGGCAACGTGCGCCTGGCGCTGGGCCCGGTCCAGTATGAGGTGGAACCCGTGCTGTCTGCCTTCCCCGTGGAGGCCCAGGTGGGCCTGGGCGTGGGCGCAGCCCTGCTTATCACTGCCGTGCTCCTCCTGACCCTCATGTACAG GCACAAGAGCAAGCAAGCCCTGCGGGACTACCAGAAGGTTCTGGTGCAGCTGGAGAACCTGGAGATCGGCGTGGGTGACCAGTGCCGCAAGGAGTTCacag ACCTGATGACAGAGATGACTGACCTCAGCAGCGacctggaggccagtgggatcCCCTTTGTGGACTACCGCACCTACACCGAGCGGGTCCTCTTCCCCGGGCGCAGTGGTGGCACCCTGCAGCCGGCCGTCGAGGGGCTGGGTGAAGAGGGTCGCCGCGCACCCGTGCACCAGGGCCTCATGCAGCTCTCCAACCTGCTCAACAGCAAGCTCTTCCTCCTGACC CTCATCCACACCCTGGAGGGGCAACCCAGCTTCTCGCAGCGGGACCGCTGCCACGTGGCCTCGCTGCTGTCCCTGGCACTGCACAGCAAGCTCGAGTACCTGACCGAGATCATGAGGACGCTGCTCAGTGACCTAGCTTCCCATTACGTGCGCAAGAACCCCAAGCTCATGCTGCGCAG GACAGAGACCATGGCAGAGAAGCTGCTCACCAACTGGGTGTCCATATGCCTCTACGCCTTCCTGAGG GAAGTGGCTGGTGAACCAATATACATGCTCCTCCGGGCCATCCAGTACCAGGTGGACAAGGGCCCCGTGGACGCAGTGACAGGCAAGGCAAAACGGACCCTGAACGACAGCCGCCTGCTGCGGGAGGATGTGGAATTCCGGGCCCTGACGCTGATGGTGCTGGCCAGCCCGGGGCCAGGCGGGCCATCAAGGAGCAACACAGCACTGCACATCCCCACCCGGGTGCTCGACACAGACACAATCACTCAGGTCAAGGAGAAGGTGTTGGATCAGATCTACAAGGGCACCCCGTTCTCCCAGAGGCCCTCGGCGCACACCCTGGATCTCG AGTGGCGCTCAGGCCTGGCGGGTCACCTCACCCTGTCAGATGAGGACGTGACATCGGTGACTCAGAACCGCTGGAAGAGACTCAACACCCTGCAACACTACAAG gtcCCAGACGGAGCCACGGTGAGGCTCATCCCCCAGCTGCACAACGGAGGAGgcatcatctcccagagcctggccCCCAGCTGCCCATCGGGGGAGA ACACCCCCATGCTGGAGGATAGCGAGGAGGGTGGGGTCCATCTGTGGCACCTGGTGAAAGCCCCCGAGGAGCCTGAGGCAGCCAAGGCGCGGCGGAGCAGCCTGAGGGACCGGGACCGGGAGCGGGCACGGGCCAAGGCCATCCCAGAGATCTACCTCACCCGCCTGCTGTCCATGAAG GGCACGCTGCAGAAGTTTGTGGATGACGCCTTCCAAGCCATCCTCAGCGTGAACCGGCCCGTGCCCATCGCCGTCAAGTACTTGTTTGACTTCCTGGATGAGCTGGCGGAGAAGCACAGCATTGAGGACCCAGAGACCTTGCACATCTGGAAAACGAACAG CCTGTTGCTGCGGTTCTGGGTGAACACCTTGAAGAACCCGCAGCTCATCTTTGACGTGCGGGTGTCAGACAACGTGGACGCAGTCCTCGCCGTCATCGCCCAGACCTTCATGGACTCCTGCACAGTCTCGGAGCATAAAGTGGGCCGG GATTCCCCAGTGAACAAACTGCTCTACGCCCGGGAGATCCCTCGATACAAGCAGATGGTAGAGAG ATACTACTCTGATATCCGCCAGAGCCCTCCAGCGAGCTACCAGGAGATGAATTCAGCTCTGACTGAGCTCTCGGGG AATTACACCTCGGCTCCCCACTGCCTGCAAGCTCTGCAAGAACTCTACACCCACATCCACAGGTACTATGACCAG ATCAttggtgccctggaggaggatccTGTGGGCCAGAAGATGCAACTGGCCTGCCGCCTGCAGCAGATGGCCGCGCTGGTGGAGAACAAGGTGACCGAACTGTGA